Part of the Brevibacillus brevis genome is shown below.
GACACGTTCGTCCGCCCCACGATCACGTTTGCGGATATCGGCGGCATGGAGCGTGTAAAGGAAAACATCCGGGTCAACATCATTTTTCCCATGCAGAATCCCGAGCTGTTCCAAGCGTACGGCAAAAGCGCAGGAGGCGGGATCTTGCTATACGGCCCTCCCGGCTGCGGGAAGACATTCATCGCCAAGGCGACGGCCGGCGAATGTCAGGCCCATTTTACCACCATGGCCATTACCGATATCCTCGACATGTACATCGGGGAAAGCGAAAAGAATTTGCACGAGATCTTTGAAAAGGCCCGCCTGCGTACGCCCTCTGTCGTATTTATCGACGAAATCGACGCTATTGGCGGCAACCGTCACAACATGCAGAACAGCACCAGCCGGATCTTGACCAACCAGCTGCTGGTCGAGATGGACAGCACACAAAACAACAATCGCAACCTGCTCGTCATCGGCGCGACCAATACCCCGTGGTTCGTAGACTCGGCGCTGCGCAGGCCGGGCCGCTTCGACCGCATTCTCTTCATTCCGCCTCCCGATCTCGAAGCGCGTACGGAAATTCTCCAGCTGCACATGAAAGGCAAACCGGCGGAAGCGATCGATTACCAATCCATCGCCCATCAGACGAATCGCTACTCCGGGGCCGATCTGAAGGCGGTCTGCGACATTGCCAGCGAGAGCGCGATCAAGAGGGCCATGGCGACCGGAAAAATCGTTCCCGTCACGACGGATGACCTGATCAATGCGCTGCGAGTCGTCAAGCCCTCTACCATCGAGTGGCTCAACACGGCGAAAAACTACGCGACCTACGCCAATCAAAGCGGCTTGTACGACGATATTCTCGAATATTTGCAAAACAGCTAGCATGTGCTCCCATTCCCTTGTGGAAGGAGCTGGGGGCAGAGTAGCTGCAACTGGGTTCCATCCGCTTCCATTCTCCTAAAAGAAGAAGCCTTCCCTCTTCTTTTATGAAGACCGGGAAGGCTCGCAGCGGAGCTTGAAAGGATCGCCCCTGCCTTCGCTTAAAATTTTTCCGGAAACTGTTTGACGATGCCGTCTGTCAGGATGTCCGCCAAATGAATCATATGGATCTCGTTTTTGTCGGTTGCGGCAATATCCGCTTTCCAGTCTCCTTTGAGGCAGGCAACGACAATTTCCGTAATGAGCTGAAGGTGGGTATACAGCATATCTTGCAGGGTTTTAAACGGCCAGTTCGGATTTGCTGCGCTTAAAAATTTGGCGATATCGTCGGCGTTTCTATGCCAATCCGCCTCCAGCTTTTTCACATCCGCCTGATTGCCCGCTTTGGCAGCCGCCACAATTTTCCCTGCGATGAGAATATGCTCTCTCAGAAGATCAGCCAGCTTATTGCCGGCGGCTTCCCCGTAATAAGGCTTGATCACATTCCCGATGTCCTGCTGGTTCCGCAAAAGCCGGTCCAATACGTCCTTTTGATCTGCACGGTTCGATATGGCGCTGACAATATAGCTTCTGGTCCATATGGTATGGTCGATCCAAACCTTCTGCATATCCGTTTTCAGCTGCACCATTTTGGGACTTAGGCAAACCGGATCCTTCTTCCCGCCCTCCTTCGCTTGCACGGATCCTATTTCGGACGTCATGGTAAATATAAGCGCAAAAGTTAACAGAATCGCCAGCCATCGTTTGTTTTTCATCGTCTTCTGCTCCTCTGTACGTTTTGAAATCAAACAGGCTGTTATATTATGGTTACATTATCCGATTTTATACAGAGGACTGGGCCGAGCCATAAAGCAGGCTGCCTGCCGGTTGCCTAAGCAGCCGCGTGATGGCCGTGCACACAGTAAAAAACCTCCGCTTGAACGACTCAAGCGGAGGCTGTATTTTCAATCATGCTCTTCTATTTGCTTTCCAACAAGCTTACTTCTTCGTCACCAGTTCCAGATCAACCGGAATGTTGGCATCGACTTGCTCGCCTTTGGCGACTTTCAGTGCTGTTTGTACAGCTGTTTCCCCGATCGCAGCAGGTTTTTGGGCGACGGTTGCGCCCATTTTTCCGTCGTTCACAGCTTTGACAGCATCGTCCGTAGCGTCGAAGCCGACGACGAGGATGTCTTTGCCTGCCGCTTCGATGGCTTGCAGCGCACCCAGGGCCATTTCGTCGTTGTGGGCGAATACAGCCTGGATGTCTTTGTTTCCTTGCAGGATGTTTTCCATGACGGACAGACCTTTTGCACGGTCGAAGTCAGCCGGCTGGGAAGCCACCACTTTTACGCCATCTTTGTTGTCGACAGCTTCGTGGAAGCCTTTTCCGCGGTCGCGCGCTGCGGAAGTGCCCGCGATCCCTTGCAGCTCGACGATGTTGCCTTTGCCGCCGAGTTTTTCCAGGATGAAGTCGCCTGCCATTTTGCCGCCTTTTGCGTTGTCGGATGCGATGTGGGAAACCACTTTTCCGCCTTCAGCCGCGCGGTCAACGGTAATGACCGGGATGTTGGCCTTGTTCGCTGCTTCCACCGCCGTCACGATGGCCGCGCTGTCGGTCGGGTTGATCATGATGACACTTACTTTTTTCTGGATCAGGTCCTCTACGCCGCTGATTTGTTTCGCGGTGTCATCCTGCGCGTCTACGACGAGCAGCTCTGCGCCCGCTTCTTTTGCAGCTTTTTCCGCCCCTTCTTTCAAGGAGACGAAGAACGGGTTATTCAATGTGGAGACAGCCAGGCCGATCGTCACTTTGCCGCCTGCGTTTCCACCTGCGTTGCCTGCCGATTGCTCAGGCGCCTTGTTTTCCAGACTCGAAGAAGTCGAACAGCCTGCCAGTACCCCCAGCGCCAGCGAAGAAGCCAGCACCATTTTCCAAACCTTTTTCATGCGATTCCATCCTCCTTAATTTCTGCTCTGTTTTTATTTATTTGCTTTAGACCGGTCCAAGAGTACTGCGATGAGAATGACTGCCCCTTTGACTACCGACTGGTAGAAAGAGGAGACGTTCATCAGATTGAGACCGTTATCTAACACACCGATGATCATCGCACCAATCAAGGTACCGACGATCCAGCCGCGCCCGCCGGACAGGCTCGTGCCGCCAAGAACTACTGCGGCGATCGCGTCGAGCTCATAGGATGTCCCTGCAGTTGGTTGGGCCGAGTTCAGGCGGGAAGTAAGGATGATCCCGCTGAGTGCCGCGAACAGACCGCTGATCGAATAGACCAGCACTTTTACCTTGCCTGTGCTGATGCCCGACAGCTTGGTCGCTTCCTCGTTGCTACCGAGCGCGTATACATGCCGCCCGAAAGTCGTATGGCGCAAGATGAAATAGAGAATGGCAAAAGAAACGAGCATCCAGATGACCGGCATCGGAATTTCCAGGAAGAACCCTTTCCCCAGCAAGGCGAAGTCCTGGTTGAGTCCGGTAATCGGTCTTCCCTCGGTGTAGACGAGGGTCAGTCCGCGGAAAACGGTCATCGTCGCCAAAGTCCCGATAAACGGAGCAACTTTTCCTTTCGCGACAATCACGCCGTTGATCGCCCCCATGACCACACCGGCGAGCAGGCCGATCAAGACGGCGAGCCAGGTGTCCATGCCCCCGGTCATCAACCCGGCCGTAATGGCGCTGGAGAGGGCCAGCATGGAGCCGACAGACAGGTCGATCCCGCCAGTAAGAATGACGAAGGTCATCCCGAAGGCTATCAGCGCGTTGATAGAAATTTGGCGTAACACGTTGAAAATATTGCTGATGGTCAAGAAGTCGCTGTTGATGATGGACAGGACGATGACGATCAAGGCGAGCCCGAGAAGCGGGCCCATTTTCTGCAAAACTTTAAACCGCATGGCTAGTCCCTCCCGTCGCCGCATACATAATCAATTCCTGTGTAGCTTCCTCGCGGGTAAACTCACCGGTGATGCGGCCTTCGTGCATCACCAGCACGCGGTCGCTCATTCCCAGTACCTCCGGCAGCTCCGATGAGATCATCAGGATGGCCACCCCTTCCTGCGCGAGTCGATTCATGATGTCGTAAATTTCCTTTTTCGCGCCGATGTCCACCCCGCGCGTCGGCTCGTCCAAGATCAGGATTTTCGGTCGGGTCGCCAGCCATTTGCCGATGACGACCTTTTGCTGATTCCCGCCGGACAGCGATCCCACGATCTGCTCCCCGCCAGCCGTCTTGATGAACAGGCGGGAAATCGCGTCGTCTGCCAGCGCCTGCTCCTTGCCTGGCTGCATGACGCCCAGCGACGAGACTTTCTCCAGATTGGGCAAGGAGATGTTTTCCCGCACCGAGAGCGAAAGAACCAGCCCTTCCTCTTTGCGGTCCTCCGTCACGAGGGCGATCCCGGCCGAGATGGCGTCGATCGGCTTCGTGACACGAATGGGCTTTCCGTCCACGTAAATTTGCCCTTCCCGTACCTTCTCCAGACCGAACAGCGCTTTGGCCATCTCCGTGCGCCCCGCGCCCATCAGGCCGGCCACTCCGACGATCTCGCCGCTTTTCACGGTAAACGAGATGTCCGACAGCTTGCCTTTGACGCTCAAATGCTCGACGCGCAGCCGCTCTTCGCCCCACTTGACGTCTGCTTTCGGGAAGCGGTCGGTGATTTCGCGGCCGACCATCATTTTCACCAGTTCATCCATATCGGTATGAGCGGTCTCGACCGTTCCCACGTATTGGCCATCGCGAAGCACCGTGATCCGGTCGCTCACCTGGAAAATTTCCTCCATCCGGTGCGAGATGTAGATCATGCCGACGCCCTTTTCCTTGAGCGACGCGATTACTTCGAACAGGGCGTCGATTTCCCGATTGGTCAAGGCCGCTGTCGGCTCGTCCAAAACGAGAATGTCTGCCTGCATCGAAAGCGCTTTCGCGATCTCGATCATCTGCTGCTGCCCGACGGACAACTCGCCGACCGGCGTATCGGGATCAAGGCTGATCGCCAGCTGGTCCAGCCAGCGCTTCGTCTCCTTCCGCATCCTGCCCCAGTTGACGAACCCCGACTTGCCGTACGTATACTCGCGGCCCAGAAAAATGTTTTCCATGACGGTCAGATGCGGAATCAGGTTCAACTCCTGGTGGATGATCGCAATCCCGCGGCTGGCAGCGATGTCAGGCGTCATTTTCTCCTGCACCTCGCCTTTGACGACGATCGTTCCCGCATCCCGCTCGTAAATGCCCCCGAGGATTTTCATCAGCGTGGATTTGCCTGCTCCATTCTCCCCCATCAAGGCGACCAGCTCGCCGCCCTTCAGGTTCAGCTGGACATCGCTCAGCACCTTGACCCCCGGGAACGACTTGCTGATTCCTTTCATCTCCAATAGGAATGCTGACATGTACTCTCCCTCCCTTCGCTATGCGTTTTTAGAACGTCACGCCTGCTTGCAGGATCACATTCGCATAGGGCGTGCACTCGCCCGTGCGAATGATGGCTTTGGCTTCTTTCGTCAGCTCTTTGAACTCTTCGTGACCGACGCTGGACAGATCCGCTCCCGCCAATGTCCCTTCCAGGCGGGCCAGCGCCGCGGGCTGAGCCGTCTTCAGCTCATCGGCGAATATCGCCCGTTCGACCTGCATCTCGGTCAAAACCGCTTCCAGCACGTCAAAAAACGAGGGCAGCCCGGGAACGACAGCCAGATCGATGCGGGTCACCTGATCCGGAATCGGCAGGCCGGCGTCGCAAATGACGATCCGGTCCGTATGTCCCAGCCGGCTGATGACCGACGAGATTTCGCTATTCAAAATGCCTAGTTTTTTCATGATGCTCCCCCTACTCTGCGGTGAATTCCTCAACTTGTGCGAGGGTCGGCATGCCTGCTTGCGCGCCGAGCTTGGTTACGGCAAGCGCTGCCACTTTGGTTGCGAATGCCACTGCATCGCCTACTGCGGCTCCGCTGGCCAGCGCGTAGGAAAATCCGGCATTGAAGGAATCTCCCGCACCTGTCGTGTCGACCACGGTCACCCGGTGGCATGGGACTGAGCCGGATTCGCCTTGCGCCGTCAGATAAGCGGCCCCTTTGGAGCCCAACGTCGTCACGACGGTGCCTACCCCTTTTTGCAGCAAGGCTGTCATCGCCTCTTCCAGCTTCGCATCTGCTCCGGTCTGGGCCAGCAGGTAGAGCTCGGACTCGTTTGGGATGAGCACATCCACATTCCGCAAGAGCTCGTCCGGCAGTACGCGAGCCGGTGCCGGGTTGAGGACGACGGTCTTGCCCAGCTCCTTCGCCTTGGCAGCGGCGTACACTACCGTCTCCAGCGGGATTTCCAGCTGCAGGAGGACGACGTCAGCCTGGGCGATCTTCTGTTCAAAGAGGTCGATGTCGGCCGGTGTGACCTGCCCGTTGGCCCCGGCGACGAAGATGATCTGGTTGTCTCCCTGGGACAGCACGATCGAGGCGATGCCGGTGTGGATGTCCGCCAAGGTTTTGACCGCTTCCATGTCGATGCCTTCCTGCTTCAGCGCAGACAGCAGCTCTCCGCCGAAGGCATCGCCGCCAACCGCGCCAAGCATCGCTGTTTTCGCTCCCAGACGGGCCGAAGCTACGGCCTGGTTGGCGCCCTTTCCCCCCGGGATAAAGTGGACCTGATTTCCTTGAACGGTCTCGCCCATTTGCGGCGGACGATCCGCCTCGACGACGAGATCCATATTCAAACTGCCGATAACGACAACCTGTGGCGTTTTTTTCACGTGTTCTCTCTCCTTTTACCGTCTCGTGGAATCCCGGACGATCAATTCCACGTCCAATTCGTACAGCCTGGCTTCCGTGACGCCTGATTCGATCTTCTCGATCAGGACTTTGGCGGCCAGAGAGCCCATGTCATAGTTCGGCTGCGCGACCGTGGACAGCTCCGGCTGGGTAATTTCCGTCAGGCTGATGCCGTCAAAGCCGATCAACGCCACGTCTTCCGGAACGCGCACGCCCATCTGGTAGAGCCCTTTCAGCGCGCCGATTGCCATCAGGTCATTGCCGCAAAAGATTCCGTCCACGTCGGGATGCTTGGCAAACAGCTCTTTTACAGCCGCCAGCCCGCCGTCCATCCGGAAGTGCCCCGGCACCATCAGGCTGGGCGTGTACCACGGAAAGTGGAGCACCGACTCTTCGTAGCCGAGCATCCGCTTTTTGGCGGTAATCAGCTCCTGAGGCCCGTAGATATGGGCGATCTTTTTGCAGCCGAGCTCGAGAAGGTGCCGGACAGCCAGCTTGGCTCCCTCGTAGTTGCGGGAGCGGATGACGCTGCACGATTGCCTAGTCGGCGCCCGGTCCAGCACCACGAGCGGGATGTTGTTCCGATGCATCTGCTCGACGTCGTCCTGGCCCAGCGTGTTGGACGCGAAGATGATGCCGTCGATGTATTTTTTTCGCAGCATCTCGATGTACGAGCGTTCCTTTTGTCCCTGATCGTCCGAGTTGCACAGGATGACCGTAAAGCCGTGCTGCTTCGCGACGTCTTCCACGCCCCTGGCGATCTCGGGAAAAAACGGGTTGGCGATATCGGGCAGGATGAGGGCGATCGTCCCTGTCTGCTTCCCCGCCAGCCCTCGCGCCACCGCATTCGGCTCGTAGTTGAGCTGTTCGATCGCCCTCGCGACCTTTTGCTCTGTATCCTTGTTGACGTATCCGTTTTTGTTGAGGACCCGTGATACCGTAGCTACGGAGACCCCCGCCAGCTTGGCTACGTCCCGAATAGTCGCCATGCCTGTTTCACCGACTCTCTTATGTGTAACCGGTTACACATCCTCCCAAAAAAGTGAATGATCGAGGACGTCATTCATGTGTAACCGGTTCCATGTTTGATTTCACTATACTCCCGCAGAAAAAAATCTGTCAAGGCTTTCTGTTCGGTTCGTGTAAAAGAAATTGCTGGAGGGGATTCTACCGCGGCAAATGGACCCAAGCAAAAAGGCAGCCTAAACGTCGCCGTTTAGACTGCCTTGTTTTTTCTTCCTGCCTGTTCAAGCCTGTCCGGCGCGATAAACTTCCTTCCCGGCCACAAAGGTCGACTGCACCGTAAAATCTTTGCCAAGCACGACGATGTCCGCATCAAAGCCTGCTGCCAGACGGCCTTTGCGATCAGCGATGCCGAGGATCGTCGCCGGAGTGAGAGAGGCCATCTCCACAGCTTCCGGCACGGGCACGCCGCTCAAGGTCACCATGTTGCCCACGGCTCGGTTCAAGGTCAAGATGCTCCCTGCCAGCGTCCCGTCTGCGAGCTTGGCTTCCGCTCCGTGGACGTGCACTTCCTGGCCGCCCAGATCGTAGGACCCGTCCCCCAAAGCAGCCGCGCGCATGGAGTCGCTGACCAGCGCGAGCTTGCCCGCCGATTTCACCCGGTACAGTATTTTCATGACGGCCGGGTGCACATGGATGCCGTCCGCGATCAGCTCCGTGCTCAGCTGCTCGTGGTACATCGCGGCTCCCACCACGCCGGGCTCGCGATGATGCAGGCCGGTCATGGCATTGAAGCAGTGAGTGAAATGGCGAACGCCGGCATCGACCGCGTCTGCCGCCTGGGCAAAGGTCGCACCCGTGTGCCCGGCCGATACGACGACGCCTCGCTCCTTCAGCCAGGCGATCGCCTCAAGCGCTTCCGGCTGCTCGGGCGCGATCGTGACGACTTTGATCAAGCCGTCTGCCAGCTCGTACAGCCGTCGTACTTCCTCCAGCTTTGGCAAGGCAATATTTTCTTCTTTTTGTGCTCCTTTATAGCGCGGATTGATCCACGGCCCTTCCAGGTGGATGCCGGCGACCTCTGCACCCGGCAGTCCTGCCCGGCTGTTTCGGGCGATGTTTTGCAGCACGGTCTCCAGCTGCGCGTATGGAGCCGTCATGGTCGTCGCCAAAAAAGCCGTGACCCCAAATCGCGTCAATGCGCGTGAGATGGACTGAAGCGATTCGGGCGTGCCGTCCATCGTATCGTGACCTTCGATGCCGTGCATGTGCATATCGACAAAGCCCGGGCAGATCCATCCGTCGCCTGCTTCGATGATCTCTTCAGGCAAGCTTCCCGTATACGCATCTGCGTCGCCCGCGTACTGGATCGATCCGTCCACTGCGACGACCAGTGCGTTTTCGATCGCCTGCCCGTCCACAATAGCCGTCCCTTTCAAGGCAATTGCTTGATTCATGTTGATTCCCTCCGTTACCTGCCTGTGTACAGCTCCCAGCCATTCGCTGCCTCTTCGCTATTCCTCCAGTCGTTTTTCCAGCTCCAGCTCATCGCGCAGCGGAATCCCGTCCTCACCGACCAGAGGAATGGACGGCTTCGCCTTCCTCGCCATATCGACTGCACGGCGGTGGACGCAGGCGAGCTCGTACCCGCGCTTTTGGTAGAAGCGCAGCGCGTTCAGATTGTCATTGGTCGTCAGCAGCCAGATGCGGGTCACCTGGTTCTGGCGCGCCTCTTCCTCCGCCGCCTTCATCAAAGCGGTGCCGATGCCGAGCCCTTCCCGCAAGCTGTCCAGGGACACGATTTGCCGCTCCCCCGCCGCGTCACAGTAAGTAAGAAGCCCGACCACGCGGCCATCCTCCCAGGCGGCAAACCCAGGCAATTCTCCACAATTGAACTGCTGGTTTCGCGCTCCGTACACCATCACCTGGCCGCCCCAGTGCTCCGCAAAAAACTCCGGCAGCCACATGCGGTCTTCCTCGCCAAGCCTGCCGATCTTCCATTGGCTCATGGTCCTCTCCTCCTAGCACATGCCGCGGCATACCCGTTCGGTCTCTGCTACCAGCTGCCGCACGAGCTCTCCCGCGCTGACTTCCCTGCTGAGCGAAGCGGCCTGGCCTGCCCACATGGACAAGTACTCGCCTTTTCCCTGCTTGGCGGCTGCCGAGCGGATGTCCCGAGTAAGGGCGTTCTGGACAGGGTACGGCGGCAGCTCGCTGTCGTGCGGATCCAAACGCCTCATGAATTCGTTCTCGATCCCTCTGGCCGATTTGCCGGAAAAGGCGCGGGTGATCACGGTCCCCTCGTCGCTCGCTTCCCGGATAGCGCGCTTGTGCTCTGGATGGGCTCCGCTCTCCCCGCAGGTCAAAAAGGCGGTTCCCAGCTGTACGGCCCCGGCGCCCAATGCAAACGCTGCGGCAATTCCCCGACCGTCCATGATTCCTCCCGCAGCAATCACGGGGATCTTTACCCGATCGACGATCTGCGGAACCAGCGCCATCGTACCTACGAGATTGCTGGGGGAATCCGGCAAAAAGGAACCGCGGTGTCCTCCCGCCTCGCTGCCCTGCGCCGTCACCATGTCGACCCCGCTCGCTTCCAGCGCCACAGCCTCCCGTACCGTCGTAGCCGTACCGATCACCGTCGTGCCCAGACGCTTCAGCTCCTCCAGCCAGCGCTGCTCAAGCACGCCAAACGTAAAGCTGAAGACGGGCACCTTCTCCTCCACCACAACGGCCATCTGCTCCTCAAACGGCTCCGTATAGCGAGTCACCACGGGATCCGCAGGAATGCCAAGCTGCTCCCGGAACTCGTTCATCACCTTGGCCACAGGAGCAGCGACGGGCTGGCTCGCGTCAAATGGCTCCGGGATGAAAAGGTTGATCCCAAACGGCTTGTCGGTCAGCTCCCGGATCGCCCGGATCGCATCGCGGATCTGCCCCGGGCTCATATACGCCGCGCCCAGGGTGCCGAGACCGCCGGCAGCGGAAACAGCGGCAACCAGTTCCACAGTCGTCGGACCGCCGGCCATCCCCGCTTGAATAATGGGCCATTGTATCTGCAATCGAGCTGTGATCGGATTGTCCTTCCACATGTTCCATCCCACTCCCTTGTTTGGTAGATGCTATTTTTGCTCCCGGCGAACCAGATCGAGAAAATGCGCCAGCACCCGTGCCGTCATTCCCCAGATCACACGCCCCTCCACTTCGTAAAACAAGTGCTCCACCGTACCGGATCGCCACGGGTAGCGCTTGCCTCCGGGGATCAGGTGAAAAGGAAAATCCTCCTCGGGCTGCAGGAAGGTCGACGTGCAATGAACGGAGGGCTGCATGGACAGCAGCGTATCCAGCGGGATGATGAACACCTCGCCTACTTCATCCGGATTGGGCTGCATGTCCCGGATGCTGTCCAAATAGCCGACGAACGGAAAAATGCTCCCCCTTCCCGGCCCCAGCAAGATGTCCAACGCGCCGATGTAGCGGATGCACTCAAGGGAAAGCCCCAGCTCTTCGCTCGTCTCGCGCCGCGCCGTAGCCC
Proteins encoded:
- the rbsD gene encoding D-ribose pyranase, encoding MKKLGILNSEISSVISRLGHTDRIVICDAGLPIPDQVTRIDLAVVPGLPSFFDVLEAVLTEMQVERAIFADELKTAQPAALARLEGTLAGADLSSVGHEEFKELTKEAKAIIRTGECTPYANVILQAGVTF
- a CDS encoding glycosyltransferase, with product MKNKRWLAILLTFALIFTMTSEIGSVQAKEGGKKDPVCLSPKMVQLKTDMQKVWIDHTIWTRSYIVSAISNRADQKDVLDRLLRNQQDIGNVIKPYYGEAAGNKLADLLREHILIAGKIVAAAKAGNQADVKKLEADWHRNADDIAKFLSAANPNWPFKTLQDMLYTHLQLITEIVVACLKGDWKADIAATDKNEIHMIHLADILTDGIVKQFPEKF
- a CDS encoding ATP-binding cassette domain-containing protein, whose product is MSAFLLEMKGISKSFPGVKVLSDVQLNLKGGELVALMGENGAGKSTLMKILGGIYERDAGTIVVKGEVQEKMTPDIAASRGIAIIHQELNLIPHLTVMENIFLGREYTYGKSGFVNWGRMRKETKRWLDQLAISLDPDTPVGELSVGQQQMIEIAKALSMQADILVLDEPTAALTNREIDALFEVIASLKEKGVGMIYISHRMEEIFQVSDRITVLRDGQYVGTVETAHTDMDELVKMMVGREITDRFPKADVKWGEERLRVEHLSVKGKLSDISFTVKSGEIVGVAGLMGAGRTEMAKALFGLEKVREGQIYVDGKPIRVTKPIDAISAGIALVTEDRKEEGLVLSLSVRENISLPNLEKVSSLGVMQPGKEQALADDAISRLFIKTAGGEQIVGSLSGGNQQKVVIGKWLATRPKILILDEPTRGVDIGAKKEIYDIMNRLAQEGVAILMISSELPEVLGMSDRVLVMHEGRITGEFTREEATQELIMYAATGGTSHAV
- a CDS encoding DUF561 domain-containing protein, producing the protein MWKDNPITARLQIQWPIIQAGMAGGPTTVELVAAVSAAGGLGTLGAAYMSPGQIRDAIRAIRELTDKPFGINLFIPEPFDASQPVAAPVAKVMNEFREQLGIPADPVVTRYTEPFEEQMAVVVEEKVPVFSFTFGVLEQRWLEELKRLGTTVIGTATTVREAVALEASGVDMVTAQGSEAGGHRGSFLPDSPSNLVGTMALVPQIVDRVKIPVIAAGGIMDGRGIAAAFALGAGAVQLGTAFLTCGESGAHPEHKRAIREASDEGTVITRAFSGKSARGIENEFMRRLDPHDSELPPYPVQNALTRDIRSAAAKQGKGEYLSMWAGQAASLSREVSAGELVRQLVAETERVCRGMC
- a CDS encoding LacI family DNA-binding transcriptional regulator — translated: MATIRDVAKLAGVSVATVSRVLNKNGYVNKDTEQKVARAIEQLNYEPNAVARGLAGKQTGTIALILPDIANPFFPEIARGVEDVAKQHGFTVILCNSDDQGQKERSYIEMLRKKYIDGIIFASNTLGQDDVEQMHRNNIPLVVLDRAPTRQSCSVIRSRNYEGAKLAVRHLLELGCKKIAHIYGPQELITAKKRMLGYEESVLHFPWYTPSLMVPGHFRMDGGLAAVKELFAKHPDVDGIFCGNDLMAIGALKGLYQMGVRVPEDVALIGFDGISLTEITQPELSTVAQPNYDMGSLAAKVLIEKIESGVTEARLYELDVELIVRDSTRR
- the rbsB gene encoding ribose ABC transporter substrate-binding protein RbsB encodes the protein MKKVWKMVLASSLALGVLAGCSTSSSLENKAPEQSAGNAGGNAGGKVTIGLAVSTLNNPFFVSLKEGAEKAAKEAGAELLVVDAQDDTAKQISGVEDLIQKKVSVIMINPTDSAAIVTAVEAANKANIPVITVDRAAEGGKVVSHIASDNAKGGKMAGDFILEKLGGKGNIVELQGIAGTSAARDRGKGFHEAVDNKDGVKVVASQPADFDRAKGLSVMENILQGNKDIQAVFAHNDEMALGALQAIEAAGKDILVVGFDATDDAVKAVNDGKMGATVAQKPAAIGETAVQTALKVAKGEQVDANIPVDLELVTKK
- a CDS encoding GNAT family N-acetyltransferase, whose amino-acid sequence is MSQWKIGRLGEEDRMWLPEFFAEHWGGQVMVYGARNQQFNCGELPGFAAWEDGRVVGLLTYCDAAGERQIVSLDSLREGLGIGTALMKAAEEEARQNQVTRIWLLTTNDNLNALRFYQKRGYELACVHRRAVDMARKAKPSIPLVGEDGIPLRDELELEKRLEE
- the rbsK gene encoding ribokinase, with the protein product MKKTPQVVVIGSLNMDLVVEADRPPQMGETVQGNQVHFIPGGKGANQAVASARLGAKTAMLGAVGGDAFGGELLSALKQEGIDMEAVKTLADIHTGIASIVLSQGDNQIIFVAGANGQVTPADIDLFEQKIAQADVVLLQLEIPLETVVYAAAKAKELGKTVVLNPAPARVLPDELLRNVDVLIPNESELYLLAQTGADAKLEEAMTALLQKGVGTVVTTLGSKGAAYLTAQGESGSVPCHRVTVVDTTGAGDSFNAGFSYALASGAAVGDAVAFATKVAALAVTKLGAQAGMPTLAQVEEFTAE
- a CDS encoding ABC transporter permease subunit, translating into MRFKVLQKMGPLLGLALIVIVLSIINSDFLTISNIFNVLRQISINALIAFGMTFVILTGGIDLSVGSMLALSSAITAGLMTGGMDTWLAVLIGLLAGVVMGAINGVIVAKGKVAPFIGTLATMTVFRGLTLVYTEGRPITGLNQDFALLGKGFFLEIPMPVIWMLVSFAILYFILRHTTFGRHVYALGSNEEATKLSGISTGKVKVLVYSISGLFAALSGIILTSRLNSAQPTAGTSYELDAIAAVVLGGTSLSGGRGWIVGTLIGAMIIGVLDNGLNLMNVSSFYQSVVKGAVILIAVLLDRSKANK
- a CDS encoding ATP-binding protein, which gives rise to MVELDAHRRHDTFVRPTITFADIGGMERVKENIRVNIIFPMQNPELFQAYGKSAGGGILLYGPPGCGKTFIAKATAGECQAHFTTMAITDILDMYIGESEKNLHEIFEKARLRTPSVVFIDEIDAIGGNRHNMQNSTSRILTNQLLVEMDSTQNNNRNLLVIGATNTPWFVDSALRRPGRFDRILFIPPPDLEARTEILQLHMKGKPAEAIDYQSIAHQTNRYSGADLKAVCDIASESAIKRAMATGKIVPVTTDDLINALRVVKPSTIEWLNTAKNYATYANQSGLYDDILEYLQNS
- the nagA gene encoding N-acetylglucosamine-6-phosphate deacetylase, yielding MNQAIALKGTAIVDGQAIENALVVAVDGSIQYAGDADAYTGSLPEEIIEAGDGWICPGFVDMHMHGIEGHDTMDGTPESLQSISRALTRFGVTAFLATTMTAPYAQLETVLQNIARNSRAGLPGAEVAGIHLEGPWINPRYKGAQKEENIALPKLEEVRRLYELADGLIKVVTIAPEQPEALEAIAWLKERGVVVSAGHTGATFAQAADAVDAGVRHFTHCFNAMTGLHHREPGVVGAAMYHEQLSTELIADGIHVHPAVMKILYRVKSAGKLALVSDSMRAAALGDGSYDLGGQEVHVHGAEAKLADGTLAGSILTLNRAVGNMVTLSGVPVPEAVEMASLTPATILGIADRKGRLAAGFDADIVVLGKDFTVQSTFVAGKEVYRAGQA